GCTTGATGGCACCCTCGAATCCTTCAAAAGAGTCAGGAACAACAGCTTCCACGTCTCTCCGTGCTTGATTTTTCGCTTGGGCTGACCAAAAGATAAAGGATGATTAAAACATGAATTATGGGGCTTAAAGCCTTAATTCCTGCACCTTTGTCATAAAACTGAACCCAACAAAACTAATTATGTAAATGTGGGCACATTGGCGTTCAAAGAACTCAATTGTTTGCATTTTTTTCTAAATTCAAGAGTAGTtcaaatcaattaaaaaaaccATAAATTGAATAcaatataaagaaaaagaacgaaCCTGGAAAGTGTCGACAAGGAGAGAAGAACGAAGGAGGTGGAGAAGCGTTTCGAACCCACAAATTGAACCATTAGAGGTGGAAGTGACCACCTTTGGTGGGTTTTTGGTTATGCTTCTATCTTCTAAAccctaaaaattgaaaaaaaaaaaaatcaaattcgaAACATCctcattttgaagaaaaatcaatgacaaatcaacaaatttccAAAAATTGGGATTAGTcaaaatgaaacaaagaaatTTCAATAAATCACAAAATATCCCAGTTACAAATAAATTcaccaaaaaaattgaaataaataataaaatcatttCGAAAATTTCCAGACTTTCAATCAATATCCAAGTATCATTTCACTCGATAATATGAGAAATTGAGCAAGGAAAATCAAGAGGAAAACTACCTGATTTTCAGTGAGGATCGCGTCAATGGAGTTCTGAGAGATTTGAGAGAAAACTCCCTTTTGTTGTGACCGATGTTCAGGTTCTAGGAGATTTGAGTCTATTCTCAACGCGAATAATAACAACCATAAAACACAACTCTATTCTCAAGCAAGAATAAAAATTCAACACAACACAAGCTCATCAAATTCAGCCTAAAAACCCATTTCTATAAATCAATCATCATAAATAACAATTCAACCATAATCCACTCACAATAGCAATTCAAATAAATACAAACAAAAAGGTCCATAGACAAATGCTCACACAAATTCACCACAAAATACagaaattaaaccaaaaaaacAATATCTAATCACAAAATGCAGAAAAACAATACTCAATAGACGACGAAAAATGGAAgcagatttttaaaaaaatgtaaagAGGAGTGAGAGAAAACAGATCAGCAAATCCTAGGGTTTTTTTAGATTGAAAATTCGACGCCAAAAGCATggattttcattttatttactcatTTAGTAGTCAAATTATATGTCAATGTTTACATTATCATATTATAAGAAAAAATCAAAGCACAAAAACGATTTATACACCAATTGAACTCGAATCAAATCAAATATTGAAGAAAAATACTGGTAAATCCGCTAATTTATTCTAGATCTGCAacaaaaccttgaatttgaaagAAATTCAAATCACAAAATCTGCCCATTCAACAAACAAAACGGGGttagaaaaatataattaattacgaTGGGAGGGTAAACCTTGAGCAGGAACAAATGATGAGGGGTCAATTTCATAGGCGTCGGCTTTCCATAAACCCTGACAAATCAAGCTTGTGCTTTGTGGAGTCAGAATCTACTGAAACAACATTCAGGGAAGATTCTGGAACCTTCGAATGTGGATGCCCTTGGTTGTTGCTTCGCGGCTTAGGTAAGGCGTATTCTTCGTCGTCGGCACTGGAAATTTCGACTAATAATACTGAAAGCACTCCTCCTTTACTGCACTCGGCACTCCTCCTTTGAATTTTAGTCGTGCTTTCCACTCGACACTCCTCGTTTAAATTAGCAGTAAAATCGGGATTGGTGGCCGTACGCCGGAGAAGGTGCGTCGATTTTAGAGTTTTACAGAGGAAGGaagtttgaggagagagaaagaaattcaATTGAATTGTAAAATAGAATGGGGGTACTTCAGTCTTTTACatgggggacaccaaaagtgttgTTATGAAAATAACCCTTCCCTCTtcgcttatataatagagatactgGGTAgctttgaaataatgaagtgttGAGTTAAAGGCTATTACAattggttaacaaccaattgcCCTTTGATTCAAtgatgaactagactcattggatgtggtCATTCGAAATGAATAAAAGGAACGGGACTTTATAtacataacaaagtaagaagatcaagtaaagagtaaaatcttttggactaACGAAAAAGGTGCTAGAAATGATAGGAAAAGGGAACAACATAAATGGATTCGAAATTATTTTCTACCTAGATATTTGTGTTGAAATGGCTTAGCAACTGATGTCCTACAGTATTgaattaccgcttgaggttctaacttttATTAGGAACTCAAATTCTGGAAGTTAAGTTCaattattgacctacaagtgaaaaatgaagcaaaattGTGCTATATTACGATATTTATAGCTCTAGGAAGTTGAGATTTACTCCTAACAATATATCCACAATAGTAATCGACTGCATTACAAATTCCCCCTGATTGGTTATTTGTTTCGATCTACAAACAAGGAATTTAGATCTAGATTGGAAGAGTAAGGTGAAACCACAAAGTGAATCAAGCAAGCTTGCTAGCTAGCTTTAAAACATCTTTACAATAAGAGATGAGAAATATAAGGTTGGACAACattcttacacccaattatCACAACACCTTAGTACAAAACTCAATTTTATCTACAGTAGGTGAACCACAAGTCAGCTTGGCAAGAGCAGCTTCCTCACCCTACCAGCAGCCTCTCGAGCACTCAACGATAAATAGCCATATCTCACTTTATAGTACAATCCTAGTCGATGCCACAAATACGTGCCCAATGCTTGGCGGGATCAAATGCTACTACTTCACGTTCTCTGCAATATTCTTctccggaaaaaaaaaatggacTTTCTTCTTTATGCAGAGTCCACCCCTCCAACCTGTTGTTTAGCCAGGTATCTCTCTCGTCTCTCCTTCTGAAATGATACATGAGTGACACAGCAAAAGGTGAGCAATTTCAAAATTTTACGAAACTAGAAAACGTTGTATAGCTTAGCTCACCCATTCATCTATAACAAGTCCTTCACCGATCATCTTTGGTCCATTGTCCTCCGGTGGCTTCTTGCGTTCTTCAAGCTCTGCTTCTGCCTCTGCTAATTGACGCTTTAATTTTTCAAAAGCCTTGAGTAATACAACGAAAACTGCTTCAGAGACGGCCCTTGTTTGTGGCAACAATTGTATACAAGTAAACTCATACACATTTGTTTGTTTTCTGTGCGACTGAAATAGTGCTGATCGCCTGATCTTAACTAGCCAAACCTGACCCAAACCAGGGAGGGCCAACAAGTAGCTGGCCGACTCATGACTCGGGATTCACAGCCTAAATTGTCAAGCACCTGGTTCTTTCGGGGGTATGTGTGGCTCAGTCCACATATTGCATATTAGACTACTTTAGCCTTTGGCCCGATTTTACCAGGCTTAGACAACTTTTTGTCACAAAATTTGACTCTATGTTCATAATGGAGAACTACTTGATTCAAAAGAAGAAAACTGAGAACTTACAGCGCTGGGACGATCCATGTCTAGAAAAATAACACGCAGTATCTGTTCTATGGCTACTTGATCCTTCTGCTCATCAAACTGTATGAAAAGGATAACCAAAAGTATTCAAGAGTTTGAAAGCAAGCTCACTTTAAATATTGATGTTACATGAAATGGAAAACATTCAATAAAATCCAATTTTAAGTCTTCCTTGGTTATATAGCCTGAACAAGAAAATGTGAGGGGGGCACCTTAGATGTTCTCATATAACCTGAACCAAAATAACATACCAAACAATCCCACACAACTATTAACAACGTACATGAGAAGCATTGCTCTGACATAAGTTACTAAACCAATTATATTGAACCCATTCTATAAAGATAGTGTTTTTTTGTTTCTGAAATGAAGTAGTTCTGATAAGTGGTTAGGCCAATTGCGGATCCAGATTATTGTTTGGGATGTTACTTTAAATACTCTCTATACACGCCTTCTGCTAAGAAAAAAGTGAAAGTTCAACTTAAGAATTTGCTCCCCTCCCCACCAAATAAAATGTTTTTGCCCACGCCACCGGATAAGTCCGCACATTTTTGAGGGAAGAGGTTGGTGGTCAAACGTTTCAGTCCTCTCCCGCTGATTTGACAGGAAAACCAAACATGAATCATTACGTGATGAATCCATCAAGATAAGTGCATCAAAAACTAAGAATTTTTTTGCAGCCTACACACCCTTTAAATTTGAAACAAATGATAAGATACATTATTGTATAAGAGCATAAACGCACCATTTCAGGAATATAGTCCATTGGTCCTTTCACCTTTAAGCTCATGATTTTGAACTTCACCTTGCTCTTCTGCTCTAATAAGGGTTTTTCATTGTTTTCTGGATGCTCCACAAACTTAAAAACTAGCCAAATCCATACACAAAAAAGGATACTGTTAAGATTGCAAAGAATAAAAAAACTAGCTGCAATGATAGGAACAAAATAGTATGGGCACAGAGATTTATACCAGTTGCTATTAGGCTCTCACCAGGAGCAAGAATAG
This Spinacia oleracea cultivar Varoflay chromosome 6, BTI_SOV_V1, whole genome shotgun sequence DNA region includes the following protein-coding sequences:
- the LOC110785660 gene encoding vesicle-associated protein 4-2, with product MAITEQGSEGGGKVWGLFKLPFRQNSPSISSSNSVNSSVMMHSVHSHHSNNNTNNNGEGSNSQPAAPSVTSVARSLLPTRRRLRLDPPSKLYFPYEPGKQVRSAIKIKNTSKSHVAFKFQTTAPKSCFMRPPGAILAPGESLIATVFKFVEHPENNEKPLLEQKSKVKFKIMSLKVKGPMDYIPEMFDEQKDQVAIEQILRVIFLDMDRPSAAFEKLKRQLAEAEAELEERKKPPEDNGPKMIGEGLVIDEWKERRERYLAKQQVGGVDSA